The genomic window ATTCGCGCGAGTTTCTTGTGGACGAAGTACAAGACACTGTCCTTTTGCCTGACCTGGGTTGCCAGCATTGCTTCGCCTCCGGTCCGCATTGGTTCGGCGGATATTCGAAAATATCGACGGGCCCGTGCTGAGTGTCAAACGGTCATCGGTCAGGTTGCTCGTTTCGGTACAGGTTGCCCCGCTCGTCTCGCCTGTCGTCGCGCGAGGCGGCGGTCCCGGAGCTCGGTCGCGAGGTGTCGCAGGTCGGCGACGCGATCGGATTCGTCTACGATCTCGACGCCGAGGATCGTCTCCACGAGGTCCTCGAGGGTGACGAGCCCGCTCATGCCCCCGAACTCGTCGACGGCCATGGCGACGTGTTCACCCTCGTCCAGGAAGTGCCGCAAGGCGCGTGCGAGTGTCGCGCTGTCCGGGATGAATGTGACGTCGCGCATGAACTCGGTCAGCGGTGTCTCGGGTGCCGCCCCGCGGGCCGCGGCCAGCAGAGCTTCTCGCTGAACGCAGTACCCCTTCACGCGGTCGCGATCCTCTGCGAACAACGGAATACGCGAGACGGAGCTCGTCTCAGTGTGCTCGACGAGTTCGCCGAGGGTCGACGTGGTCGGGAGCATGATGACCACGGTGCGCGGAGTCATCACGTCTTCGACTTTGATCTGCTCGAGCTCGAGTACGTTCTCGAAGACCTGGGATTCCTGCATTTCGATCGCGCCCTCGCGCGCCGCCATCCCGACCAGCGCGGTGAGCTCGCTGCGTGAGATCGGCGGTGTGCCGCCCGGAGCGATCAGCCGGGTGAGGAAGCGGGTCAGATACAGGATGGGGGCGAGGGCAAAGGTGAGAATCCCGATGGTTCGGCCGACGAAGTTGACAAGGTGCGCGGCGTAGACGGTCCCAAGGGTCTTCGGGATGATCTCGGTGCAGATCAGGACGAGGATCGTGAGGACACCCGAGAAGATCCCGACCCGGGCGCTGCCGAAGACCCGGGCGGCCTGCGCACCCGCTAGTGCCGCGCCGAGGGTCTGCGCAATCGTGTTCATGGTGAGAACGGCCGAAATCGCGTCGTCGATTCGGTGGCGCTTCAGGTCCAGGAGCAGAATCGCCCCCTGGCTACCCGAATTTGCCCGGGACTCGATGTCCGAGATCCGAACCGAGAGCAGGGTGGCTTCCAGCAGCGAGGCCAGGAACGACACGGTGAGCGCCGTCCCCACATAGAGGACGAGCAGCCAGGCGTCGGCGCTCATCCGGTCTCCCGAGTCGGATCCATCTCCGGCTCGGGAAGTATCATGAGATACTGGAACGCGGCCACCGGATCTGGCTAGTCTGGCGGTGGGACGGCCCCCCCCCTTCCGATGAGCACTCCAGATCCCGGACACAACGCCCAGTTGCCCGCCGACCCCGTCGGCCCGCGGGCGATCCGCGCGGCCTACCGAGCGGCGAATGCCGACCTGCTGCGCCAGCGGATCGACATGGGCGTGGCCCTCTTCTCGCTGACCGGGTTCGCACTGCTGTTCCAGGAGTGGGCGGCCTACCAGGAGCAGGCCGAGTCGGTCGGGCTGATTTTCGCGGGGCAGGTCCTGATCTGCGTCGCGGCGCTGTCTCTTGCCAGATGGCAGCGCGTGCGGGAGAGGCTTCCGGCGATCGGCGCGCTCCTCGCGTCGGCAATCGTGGGGACGGTTTTTGTGGAGGACGTGCTCCTCGGGTTGTCGCCGGAAGTGATCACCATCGGTCTGGTTTCGATCCTGTCGTGCACGGCGGCGCTCTTCCCGTGGGGATGGCGGGCGCAATGCGTGGTCAGTGGGGTCTGCGTGCTCGGGCTCGTCGGCGTCGAGGTGCTGGGGTTGGTGGAGCCGGTGGGAGCGCATGCATATGCGGGCCTGATGACGGTCGCCGCCGCGACGGTCGCGGGTGCCCTGCTGGTCGGCCGCTACCGCTTTGCGGCTTTCCAGCGTGCGGCGGGTCTCGAGCGGGTCTCCCGCGCCAATCGCGAGGAGGCGGACATCGCGGCGGCCCTGGTCGAGGTCGGCCACACTCTCGCCGCCGTCGTCGGAAATCCCGATGTCTTCGACCGCGTGAATCGTCTCATCGCGGAGCTGCTCGGTTGTGACTGGAGTGGGACCGTGACCCTGGATCCGGAACGCCGGGTGTATCGGGTCGTCGGCTTGCACGGTGTGTCTGCAGAGATTCGGGAGCAGGCCGAATCGATGGAGTTTCCTGAGGAGAGCTTCCCATTGCTCCGGAAGCTCGAAGACGGCGGCATGGTCGAGGTTCAGGACGCCTCGGCGAACGGCCTGGTGCCGGCCGCCTTCTTCGAGAAGTTTCGCGTGTCCGCAGCACTCGCGGCTCCGATCGTGCTCGGCGGGGAGGTCGTAGGCGTGGTGACGAACGGTTACGCCGAGCAGCGTGGGCCTTTCAGCCGCAGGCATCGACGCATTACGGCCGGGATCGCACAGGCGACGGCGATCGCGGTCGAGAATCAACGTCTCTTTAACGATCTGACGCGCGCGAACCGCGTGAAGAGCGATTTCGTTTCGACGATGTCGCACGAGCTGCGTACGCCGGTGAACGTTATGCTCGGCTTCGCGCGCGTGTTGGAGGAGGGCGACGCGGGGGAACTCTCGGGCGAGCAGCGCGACATCGTCCGGCGCATTCGCCGCAGTGGCCTTCGGCTCGGTGAACTCGTCGACGCGATTCTCGACCTGAGCAAGCTCGAGTCGAGCGCCGAACGCGTGAAGCTCGATTGGGTCGAGCTCGATTCCTTCCTCGCCGATCTCGAAGAAGAGTTCGCTGCCGAGGCTGAGGAAGCGGCCGTGCATCTAGAATGGCAGAACCTTCTGGACGGCCGACGTATCCTCACGGAAGAGCGTTGCTTGAAGACGATTCTCCGCCACCTCGTGAGGAACGCGGTGAAGTTCGCCCCGCGCGGAGAGGTTCGGGTCGAGATCGCGCAATCGGCGGCCTCGCTCGTCCTGATAGTCAGTGACTCGGGGATCGGCATCGCACCGGAGGACGTGGAGTCGATCTTCCAGGAATTCCACCAGATCGATGCGACCGACTCGCGCGAGTTTGGCGGGGTCGGTCTCGGCCTCCACATCGTTCACCGACTGGTCGAGCGCTTGGGGGGCTCGGTCGCGGTCGTGAGCGAGCCCGGGCGCGGGTCCGACTTCACTGTCGAGATTCCCGCGCAATTCGCCCGCGCGCGGGGGGCTTGAGCCGCCCCCTTTTGTGGGGCGTCGGCCCCTGTTAGCCATAGGTCTCCACTTCGGGGTCGCATAGCTCAGTTGGTTAGAGCGCCCGCTTCACATGCGGGAGGTCCGGGGTTCAAATCCCTGTGCGACCACTTCCGAAGCGCCTGGGCAGACGCGGTCGGGTCTGCTGTGCCGGCCCGGCCGCCGCTCAAGCCCGGCCCCCGGTCCTGCCGATCCTCCCTCCAGCGGGGAGGTCATCATGAAGTGGATCATTGGAATGGCGGTCATCGCGGGCCTGTTGTGGCTCGGCGGAGACCGGGTAAACGAGCTCCTCGCGTCGGGTCGGGAGTCCGCCGGAAGCCTCACGGCCCCCATCCACGGGCTGGCGAAGACGGTCGACCAGACTCGGGAGCGCGTCGACGAGACGAATCGGAAGATAGAGGCGCTGTCGGGCCAGGCGGCCACCGCATCGGCCGGGAGCGCCGCGTCGGCGTACGGCGCGCAGGCGCGTCGGGACCTGGACGCGCTCACTCGCTGAGCCGGTTCGTTTCCCCTGAGCCGGGGGATTTGCTAGCGCGCCAAGGACCTCATGCTGGACGGCCTTTGGCGTTACCGAACATTCATCGCGAGCATGGTCCGACGCGAGTTCCAGGCTCGCTACCTGGGCTCGGCGCTCGGCTCCTTGTGGTCGGTGCTGAATCCGCTCGCGATGATCTTCATTTACACGGTCATCTTCGGGCAGGTGATGCGCGCCCGTTTGCCCGGCGTCGAAGACGGAACCAGCTACGGGATCTTCCTGTGCGCCGGGCTGCTGCCCTGGAACATGTTCGTCGAGACTCTGCAGCGCGGCACCAACGTTTTCGTCGACCAGGGGAACCTCCTGAAGAAGATGACGTTCCCGCGGGCGTCTCTGCCGATCATCGTGGTTGCCTCGGCGTTGGTGAACTTCGCGATCATCTTCGGACTGCTGCTCTTCGTGATGTTGGTGCTCGGACGCTTCCCCGGCTGGCCGCTACTCGGGCTCGTACCGCTTCTCTTCTTGCAGCAGATGATCGCTGTGGGCATCGGCGTCGGGCTCGGTGTTTTGAACGTGTTCTTCCGCGACGTCGGACAGGCAGTGGGGATCCTTCTTCAGTTCTGGTTCTGGTTCACGCCGATCATCTACCCGCTCTCGATCCTCGGTGAGCGCCTCCAGTTCCTGGTCCGGCTGAATCCGATGACGGCGTTCGTGGACGCCTACCAGGGTATCCTTCTGTACGATCGCTCTCCGGACTGGCTCTCGTTTCTTCCGCACCTGGTACTCGCGTGCCTGGCCCTGGCGTTAGGACGGAAGATCTTCCGACGCCTCGCCGGCGAGATGACGGACTACCTCTGATGGGACGCATCGTCGCACGAGGCCTCGGGAAGAAGTTTCGGATCTACCGGCGCTCCCGCGATCAGCTGTTGGAGTGGATGTCGCGCGGCGGCAAGACCCTCCACCGGGAAGACTGGGTGCTTCGGGACATCGACTTCGAAGTGAACGAAGGCGAATCCGTCGGCATCATCGGAATGAACGGAGCGGGGAAGAGCACGCTCCTGCGAATCCTCACGGGAACGACGCTGGCGAGCGAGGGCTCGTTCGAGGTCTCTGGTCGGGTCGCCGCGTTGCTGGAGTTGGGGCTCGGGATCCACCCCGAGTTCGATGGGTGGCAGAATGCGGGGCTCGCGTGCCGACTCCTCGGCGTGGAAGAGCACGACATCCCGAAGGTCCTTCCCTGGGTGCAGGAGTTTTCCGAGCTCGGCAGCCACATGGATCAGCCGGTCCGAACCTACTCGACGGGGATGCAGGTCCGGTTGGCCTTCAGTGCGGCGACGGCCGTTCGTCCCGATGTCCTGATGGTCGACGAAGCTCTCTCCGTCGGCGATGCTTACTTTCAGCACAAGTCGATGAGCCGCATCCGCGCGTTCCGGGAGGAGGGTACGACGCTTCTGTTCGTGACCCACGATCCGGGAGCGGTGAAATCGCTCTGCGACCGCGCGCTGCTCCTGGAGGCGGGTCGGCTCGTGCTGGATGACGCACCCGACGCGGTCTTTGACTACTACAACGCGCGCATCGCGCAACGTGAGAAAGACGCGGAGATCGAGCAGCACAAGGACTCCGAAGGCCGTTCGGTTACGCGCTCGGGTACGCGAGAAGCCGAGTTGGTGTCAGTCACAGTCGAAGACGGCGAGGGCCGGCCCGCGCGCCTCTTCCGCGTCGGTGCGGCCGCGACGATCCGTTGCCGAATCAAGCTGAACGCTGCGATGGACTGTCCGACCGTCGGCTTCGTGATTCGGGATCGACTCGGCTCCGATGTGTTCGGGTCCAATACGTTCCACCTGGATGTCGGAGGGGCCGTCGGTGAGGCCGGCGAGCTGTTTGAGGCGGAATTCCGCACCGTGATGCACCTGGGGCCTGGCACGTACTCCCTGAGCGTCGCGCTACATCGCGATCATGTACACGTCGAGTCGAACTACGATTGGTGGGATCGCGCGGCGTTGATCGAAGTCGTGCCCGGGGAGAATGCGCCGTTCACCGGACTGGCCGCGCTTCCCATTGAGGGCACGGTTCGACGTCGCCCGTCCGGGGATTGAGCGTGGCCGCTCGCGTCTCGGTCACGCTCGTCACGTTCGACAGCGCAGAGGACCTGCCGCGTTGTCTCGACGCGCTCGCCGCGCAGACGCAGGCGCCGGCGGAAGTCATCGTCGTGGACAACGCGTCGTCCGACGGGAGCGCGGGTGTCGCTGAGCGCCACGCGGTGGTGACGCGTGTGGAGCGGAATACCGACAATCGTGGGTTCGCCGCGGGGCAGAATCAGGCGCTCGGGCACGCGGGCGGGGACTGGGTCCTCGTCTTGAATCCCGACGTGACGCTCGGGCCGGGGTTTCTCGAGGCGCTCGGAGAGCACTTCGAGGCGCCGCCCGCGCTCGGAACGCTCTGTGGCAAGCTTCTGCGGGCCGAACCAGACGGCTCTCCGCGGACGCCCCCGACGCTCGACTCCGCCGGGGTCGTGTTCGAGCGCTCCTTTCGCCACCTGGATCGGGGTTCCGAGGCGCGCGACGACGGCCAGTTCGATCGGCTCGAGCCTGTTTTCGGGGCTACAGGCGCCGCCGCCTGCTACCGACGCGACATGATCGAGGATGTTTCCATCGAAGGTGAGTTCTTCGACGAGGCGTTCTTCGCATACCGCGAGGACGCGGACCTGGCGTGGCGGGCGCAGCTCCTCGGATGGGACTGTCTTTACGTTCCGAAGGCGGTCGGGTATCACGTTCGCCGTGTTCTGCCGGCGAATCGTCGTGGGGTGGCAGCTGTTCTCAACCGCCATTCCGTCAAGAACCGGTTCCTGATGCGGATCAAGAACGCGGACAGTGCCGTGATCCTTCGTTGCGGAGCTCGGGGCGTCGCTCGCGATCTGCTGGTGCTCGGCGGTTGCCTCACGACGGAGTGGAGTTCTCTGCCGGCCTTCATGGACGTGGCGCGACTCTGGCCGCGTGCGCGCCGGCAGCGGAAGGTCATCCAGGCGCGCCGTCGGCGGGATCCGTCCGTGGTCGCGGGGTGGTTTACGTGACGCCGGCGAGCGGTACCTCGGCGCCCCGCAGCACGCCTGTGCTGGGCTCTCGCCAGGAGCACCTGCGGACGTTGTCGATCGCCTGGCAGCTCGCGCGCTTGGACCTGGTTCGTCGCTACACCGCGACGATGTTGGGCCTCGCGTGGGCGGTTCTTTCGCCTCTGCTGATGGCCGCGGTCATCGGGCTCGTATTCGCACGGTTGTTCGGCGTGGAACTGCGGACCTTCCTGCCCTACCTCTTCTTGAACCTGACCCTCTGGGGATTCTTCATCGCGTGTCTCGACGGTGGCGCGATCTCTTTTCTCGCGGCCGAAGGCTACATCAAGCAGGTCCCGCGCGTATCGCTCTTCACGTACCCGTTGCGGATGATCTTCGCGGCTTTCGTCACGCTGCTCCTGGGTCTCGTGGCCGCCGCGCTCGTCTCACTCGTGTTCGGCGGCCGGATCAGCCCGGCCTGGTTTTACATCCTGCCCGGGCTCGTCGCGTGGTTCCTCTTCGGGTTCTCGATCGCTTGCGTGTCTGGTGTCTTCAACACCGCCGTACGTGACTTTCAGTACATCCAGTCCGTAGGCATCCAGGCGCTCTTCTACGCCACGCCGGTCATGTTCCCCGCGGATCTCCTCGTGAGCCACGGCCTCTCGTGGATGCTGACGTACAACCCGATCTACCACCTGATGGTCCTGGTGCGCGTGCCGATGTTGGTCAATCAGGTCCCGGCGGCGCCGCACTACGTCGCCTCGATCGCGACCCTCGTCGTTTCTTTGTCGGCGGCGTACTTCGCCGTGAAGCGAGCGCGACCTCGCCTGGTGTTCTGGCTGTGATCCGCCTCGAGGACATCTCGCTCACGTTCCCTGGCCAGGGGGCGCAGAGCCTGCGCGAGAAGTTCACGTCTCTCGTGCGGTCCTCGGCCAAGGTGCCCGATCGCGGTTCCGTGACCGCCCTGCGCGAGGTGAACATCGACATCCGCTACGGACAGCGGGTCGGCGTGATTGGCTTGAACGGTGCGGGCAAGACGACCCTGCTGAAGGTGATGTGCGGGATCTATCCGGTGACGTCTGGTCGGTTGACGGTCGAAGGGGATATCGCGTGCCTCTTCGAGATCGCGACCGGGTTCGAGATGGAGGCGACCGGCTGGGAGAACATCATCACCCGCGGCCTTCTCGTCGGTCTCACCCGCCGTGAGATCCGCGACCGTACGCAGGAGATCGCGGACTTCACCGAGCTTGGCGCGGCGCTCGACCGGCCGGTGAAGACGTACTCGGCCGGCATGTTCATCCGGCTCGCCTTCGCGGTGTCGACCTCGATTCTGCCGGATGTGCTGCTCCTCGACGAAGTTGTCGCCGCCGGGGACCAGCACTTTCAGGACAAGGCGACACGTCGCCTGCAGCAGATGGTGGAGCACGCATCTATCCTGGTTCTGGTCAGCCATTCCATGGATACGATCCTCACGAACTGCACCCGGGTAGTCTGGATCGAAGCCGGTCGTGTCCGGATGGATGGACCCGCGGAAGAGGTCGTCCAGGCTTACACGGCGGAATGAAGGTCAGCCCGGGCGAAGCCGCCCCGTGAGGCGGCCGATGACGCGCTCGGTGAACCGGACCGGTCCGTAGACGGCGAGGCGGTCCAGCGCGTGCCAGAACGCTCCCGTGCGCAGGTGGACCTGCTCGGGCCAGCACTCGGGCGCGCGGTGTGCGAGGAGGGGCTTGAGTGTGGTGCTCCAGTGGGGCACGAGGGCTCCGACCGAGAAGCGTGCCTCGACATCGAGGTAGGCGGCATGGCCGAGTCGCTCGCGCAGAGCGCGCTCGGAGAGCAAGCGAGCGATGGCGTCGTGCCAGGCCGCCGGCTCATTGGGGCAAAGCAGCCCGGTTGCCCCGTCGCGCACGATGTCTCCGTTGGGCGGCACCCCCGAGTAGATGCCGGCGACGCCGAGGGAGCCGTATTCCAGGTACTTGTTCCAGTACTTGAAGCGGTGGAAGTCGCTCTCGGGCAGGGGCGCGAGCCCGATCGAAAGCTCGAGCGCGAGGGCTCGCCGGCGCCACGTACCGAAGTCGCTCTCGAAGGGGTGGCGGAGGGCGCCGAGGTCGGCCGCAACTTTCGGATCCGCGCCGCAGAAGACGAACTCGATGTTCTGCCCCTGCTCGCGCTTCAGCTGGCGGAGGACGTCTCCGAGCAGCTCGTCGATGTACGGTCCGTGATCCACACTGCCGAGAAAACCGATGCGAACGGGTTCGCCGTCCGGCCTGGGAACGGTCTCTCCAGGGAGTCGGGCCGGGCGTGGTTGGAGGACCCGCACCGCACGCCCTCCGTGCCGCGCGTCGAGCTCTTCTCGTAGTCGGTCACTGCAGACGAGGACGTCGTCCGCTTCGCGGACCAGGAAGGCAACGTTCTCGCGTACCTCGGCGGACGTGAAGAAATAGCCGCTCCGTGCGCTATCCGGCACCCGTTCGAGATCGTCGTCGAGGTAGGTTGCGACGCGCTTTCCTAGGCGTCGCGCCTCGGTCAGGAGGCGACGCTCGGCGGGCGATGCGCCGCGCACCAGGATCACTGTGTCGGCCCACGCCACGTCGTGCGTCGAGGGCGACACGCTCGACCCGGTTCGGAACTCGCAGAGGCGGCTTTTCGCCCCGAGACCCTCAAACACGGTGTGGACCCCCAGTACGGCGGACGGGATCGGTGCTTCGCAGAGCGCGAGAATACGGGCGGGTCTGGCTTTGGTGGACGGCATCGAGGGGGCTCGGGCTTGCACTAGGCTGCACCGGGTCTCTACACAAGCGCGGTGCCGAGACGCATCCTCTCCTGGAACGTGAATGGAATCCGCGCCTGCGTGGACAAGGGTTTTCTCGACTGGCTATGTCGCTCGAAGGCTGATGTGGTCGGCCTGCAGGAGACGCGAGTCAGCGAGGAGAAGCTTCCACCGGGGCTCCGTCGGCAGCGCCGCTTCCCGAGCTTCTCGCTCTCGGAGGCGACGTCGAAAAAGGGCTACAGCGGCGTCGGGCTTTTCTCGCGCGAAGAGCCCGTTTCTCTGACGACGGAGCTCGCCCGCCCGCGATTCGATCGCGAGGGTCGGTTTCAGCTCGCTCGATTCGACGATCTGCTCGTCGCGAACGTCTACTTCCCGAACGGAAACGGGAAGGACCGCGACAACAGCCGGGTGCCCTACAAGCTCTCTTTCACGCGGCGAGTGTTCGACCTCGTCGACGAGGCGCGCGCAGCGACGGGCCTGCCTGCGGTCATCATGGGGGATTTCAATACAGCTCCCGACGAGATCGATCTCGCCCGTCCGAAGGGCAACAAGAAGACGAGTGGCTTTCTTCCTGAGGAGCGCAAGGCGCTCGCGAAGTGTCTGAAGCGTGGGTACGTCGACACGTTCCGCGCGCTTCACCCCGAAGAGGTTCGGTACTCCTGGTGGAGCAGTCGCTTCGGTGTGCGAGCGAAAAACATCGGGTGGCGGATCGATCTCCTCGTCGTGTCCGAGGATCTGATGCCACGAGTGAAGCGCGCGTTCATCCTCACCGACGTTGTGGGCTCCGACCACTGTCCGATCGGGATCGACTTGGATTAGTGGCGCGCCGCCAGATGCGATAGGCAAGGCGGCGGTGGACCACTTCAGTCGAATTCGCGACCAGGTCGCGATCGTCGGTATCGGGCAGCTGCCGTTCGCGAAGGATCTCGGCCGACCGATCTCCGACACTGCAATCGAGGCGAGTCAGAGCGCTCTCGACGACGCCGGGCTCGCCGCCGAGGACGTCGACGGGATCGTCATGTACGAGCTCGAGAAGACCCATGAGGTGACGATCGCTCGTGGGCTCGGTGTTTCGAACCTGCAGTGGTGGGACAAGATCACCTACGGAGGGGGCGCCTCGTGCGCGACGATTCTGCACGCCGCCGCGGCGATCGCTTGCGGAGCCGCGACCACCGTCCTCTGCCTTCGCGCCCGCAATAGGGGGAGTAAGGCCGCGCGGCCGTGGGCGCAGGAGCGCGAACTCGTCACCGACGACAAGGCGTTGCACGTTCCCTGGGGCCTCATTCGGCCCGTCGACGTCATCGGGATGTGGGCTCATCGCCACATGTTGGTCCACGGGACCACGCGCGAGCAGCTCGGTAACGTGGCGATTGCGGCTCGTAAGCATGCGAACCGTAACCCTCACGCGATGATGCACGACCGGCCGCTCGACATGGAGACCTATCTTGGGGGCCGCGTGATCGGGTATCCGCTCACTCTGTACGATTGCTGTCTCGAAACCGACGGTGCCCTCGCGTGCGTCGTCACGACGAAGGAGCGCGCCCGGGACCTTCGACAGAAGCCGGCATGGGTCCACTCGGGTGCGCAGGCGAGTGGTCCCAACCCGGTTCACCTCGCGAACTACAACACGCCCGAGATGGAGACGACTGCCGTTCCGTGCGCGCGTCAGCTGTGGGATCGGTCGGACCTGAAGCCGAAGGACATGGACTGCGCGCAGATCTACGACGCGTTCACGCCGCTGGTGATTCTCGGTCTCGAGGACTACGGATTCTGCGAGCGAGGTGAGGGCGGAAGCTTCACCGAAGAGGGACGGATCGAGCTCGGCGGCGCGCTGCCCGTGCTCACCTCCGGAGGGGGCCTCAGCGAGGCGTACACCCATGGATTCAATCTGCTTCTCGAAGCCGTACGTCAGGTGCGCGGAACATCGACTGCGCAGGTCGATGGATGTCAGTCGGTTCTCGTGACGGGCGCGTCGGGCGTCGCCACGAGCGCCCTGGTGGTGCGAGGCGACTGATGCTCCATCCGGACTATCCACTTCCCGACGTCGAGCACCCGGTCACGGCACCGTTCTGGGTCGGCTGTCGCGAACGAAAGCTGATGATCCAACGTGACGAGGAGACGGGGGCGTACCATTGGCCGCCGAAGCCGGCCTACTGGAAGGGCGATCGCTTGCGCTGGGTCGAGACATCCGGGCGGGGCGAAGTCTACAGCTGGGTCATCGGGAGTGAGCCCTTCCTCCCCGCGTTCGAGCACTTGCTGCCCTTGATCATGGTCGTCACCGAGCTGGAGGAGGGCCCCCGGCTGGTCGGTTACATGGTTTCTTGTACCGTCGAAGAGATGCGTCTCGGACTGCCGGTCCAGGTCGTCTACGAGCCCCTCACGGCCGAAGTGACTTTGCCCGTGTGGGCGCCGCGCTAGCGGCTTGCTTCCGGATCTCCCGATGGGTTTGCAACTTTCCTCGAAGTCGAGTTTTTCGGTGTTCGGATGAAGGCGGCGAGCATCAGCTACCGGGTGGCGGACTTCCTGCGACGTCATCCCCCGTTCGAGTGGATGGGGGAGGAAGAACTGGTCGTTCTCGCCGGGACCGGCCGGGTTCGGTTCCACGAAGCCCTGGAGGTGCTCCACGACGCCGGTGAGGTTCGTCAGTCGCAGTTCTCCGTGATCCAGCAAGGGACGGTTGAGATCCTCGACGACGAGGGGGTCCTGCACGATCTTCTCGGGCCCGGCGACATCGTCGGGATCGGTTCGAGCGAGCGCCATCGCTATCTGGCGCGAACGGCGTCCGACGTCCTGGTCTACATGTTCCCGCGCGAAGCGGTTCGCCCGCTGCTGGAACGGCATGCGCGTGCGCGTCGCTACCTCGAGACGGTTTTCTCGCTGGCGGACGAGGGACGCGCGGGAGGGCCCGGATCGCTCGGGCCTTCGGACTTCTGGCTTGATGCCCTGCTGCCCGAGGAACGGGCGCAGTGTGAAGCGGCCGTCTGCCGCGCGGACGAATCTGTGGCTGCGGTTGCGGGCCGAATGACGGCTGAGGGTCTGTCTGCGGTCGCGGTGCTGGACGGAGATGGCCGCTTGCTCGGAGTGGTTCGCGACGCCGACTTTCGCGCGCGTGTCGCAACCGGCAACCTCTTGCCGACAGGCGAGATCGGGGCACTGCTCTCGCCGGCGGCCGCGGGGCTCGCGGCCGCCGATCACGGGCAGCCGGTCGGAGCTTACTGGCGGCGGATGCTGCGCGCCGGGGTTTCGACGCTTCCGCTCGCGGCATCGCCGTCGGGCGATGTCGTCGGTGTTCTCACCGAGAACGACCTTGCCGTCGATCTGGGGGGTGACCCGCTCGTTCCAATTCTACGAATCGGGCGCGCGCGCAGCCTCGATCAGGTTCGCGTGTTCCGCCGTGCGGCCGAAACGGCGATCGAACGTCTGCTGACCAACCGGCGGTCGGCGCCCTGGGCGGTCGAGGCGGCGGGCGCACTCGACGTGGCCACGTGCCGGTGGGTCGTGGGCCGTGCCGAGGCGGATCTCGGGGCGGCGGCCCGAGCCGCGGAGCGGTGCTGGGTGTTGCTCGGCGCGGCGGGGCGGCGAGAACGATTTGGCTCGATGCCGATGGGCGTCGGATTGATTTGGAGGGGCGAGCCCGACGACACCGTTCGCATGGGGCGGCTCGCCGACCGGGTCGGTGCGCAGCTCACGGAGCTCGGCATCCAGCTCGCGTTCCACATGCTCCCGTCCGGCAGCGGCATCCCGACGCACGGGACTTTGGACCAATGGAAGGCCGCCTACGAAGGCTGGGTCCACGACCCGATCGGGACCGGCATGTATAAGGCGCTCGGTTTCTTCGACGTGCTCTTCGTTGCCGGAGAGCAG from Candidatus Binatia bacterium includes these protein-coding regions:
- a CDS encoding ABC transporter ATP-binding protein: MIRLEDISLTFPGQGAQSLREKFTSLVRSSAKVPDRGSVTALREVNIDIRYGQRVGVIGLNGAGKTTLLKVMCGIYPVTSGRLTVEGDIACLFEIATGFEMEATGWENIITRGLLVGLTRREIRDRTQEIADFTELGAALDRPVKTYSAGMFIRLAFAVSTSILPDVLLLDEVVAAGDQHFQDKATRRLQQMVEHASILVLVSHSMDTILTNCTRVVWIEAGRVRMDGPAEEVVQAYTAE
- a CDS encoding glycosyltransferase, translating into MFEGLGAKSRLCEFRTGSSVSPSTHDVAWADTVILVRGASPAERRLLTEARRLGKRVATYLDDDLERVPDSARSGYFFTSAEVRENVAFLVREADDVLVCSDRLREELDARHGGRAVRVLQPRPARLPGETVPRPDGEPVRIGFLGSVDHGPYIDELLGDVLRQLKREQGQNIEFVFCGADPKVAADLGALRHPFESDFGTWRRRALALELSIGLAPLPESDFHRFKYWNKYLEYGSLGVAGIYSGVPPNGDIVRDGATGLLCPNEPAAWHDAIARLLSERALRERLGHAAYLDVEARFSVGALVPHWSTTLKPLLAHRAPECWPEQVHLRTGAFWHALDRLAVYGPVRFTERVIGRLTGRLRPG
- a CDS encoding exodeoxyribonuclease III translates to MPRRILSWNVNGIRACVDKGFLDWLCRSKADVVGLQETRVSEEKLPPGLRRQRRFPSFSLSEATSKKGYSGVGLFSREEPVSLTTELARPRFDREGRFQLARFDDLLVANVYFPNGNGKDRDNSRVPYKLSFTRRVFDLVDEARAATGLPAVIMGDFNTAPDEIDLARPKGNKKTSGFLPEERKALAKCLKRGYVDTFRALHPEEVRYSWWSSRFGVRAKNIGWRIDLLVVSEDLMPRVKRAFILTDVVGSDHCPIGIDLD
- a CDS encoding lipid-transfer protein; translation: MDHFSRIRDQVAIVGIGQLPFAKDLGRPISDTAIEASQSALDDAGLAAEDVDGIVMYELEKTHEVTIARGLGVSNLQWWDKITYGGGASCATILHAAAAIACGAATTVLCLRARNRGSKAARPWAQERELVTDDKALHVPWGLIRPVDVIGMWAHRHMLVHGTTREQLGNVAIAARKHANRNPHAMMHDRPLDMETYLGGRVIGYPLTLYDCCLETDGALACVVTTKERARDLRQKPAWVHSGAQASGPNPVHLANYNTPEMETTAVPCARQLWDRSDLKPKDMDCAQIYDAFTPLVILGLEDYGFCERGEGGSFTEEGRIELGGALPVLTSGGGLSEAYTHGFNLLLEAVRQVRGTSTAQVDGCQSVLVTGASGVATSALVVRGD
- a CDS encoding OB-fold domain-containing protein, with amino-acid sequence MLHPDYPLPDVEHPVTAPFWVGCRERKLMIQRDEETGAYHWPPKPAYWKGDRLRWVETSGRGEVYSWVIGSEPFLPAFEHLLPLIMVVTELEEGPRLVGYMVSCTVEEMRLGLPVQVVYEPLTAEVTLPVWAPR
- a CDS encoding putative nucleotidyltransferase substrate binding domain-containing protein, producing MKAASISYRVADFLRRHPPFEWMGEEELVVLAGTGRVRFHEALEVLHDAGEVRQSQFSVIQQGTVEILDDEGVLHDLLGPGDIVGIGSSERHRYLARTASDVLVYMFPREAVRPLLERHARARRYLETVFSLADEGRAGGPGSLGPSDFWLDALLPEERAQCEAAVCRADESVAAVAGRMTAEGLSAVAVLDGDGRLLGVVRDADFRARVATGNLLPTGEIGALLSPAAAGLAAADHGQPVGAYWRRMLRAGVSTLPLAASPSGDVVGVLTENDLAVDLGGDPLVPILRIGRARSLDQVRVFRRAAETAIERLLTNRRSAPWAVEAAGALDVATCRWVVGRAEADLGAAARAAERCWVLLGAAGRRERFGSMPMGVGLIWRGEPDDTVRMGRLADRVGAQLTELGIQLAFHMLPSGSGIPTHGTLDQWKAAYEGWVHDPIGTGMYKALGFFDVLFVAGEQKLQEQVLAHFRRAVATDETFLPLAANDSMAHMPPLTFFRGQVVDKAGERTELLDLENCAVRPLTDIARVFALQEGSDGDCDTAGRLRAVADGRSENEELFRRSAEAAELALLQRARVAYAHPEDRSEIRPEALLKVERELLKSCFRTILSLLERTAHHFGFPAPR